The genomic segment TTAAGGTTCAAGTTTctagacacacaaaaaaatccatGATAACATGCCATCTGCAAATTGGATTGCATCTTGCCTgtcttttacaattttatttttaaaagcccaGTCACTCTACTGGTGTTTActatttaaaatggcattttaaaattCGCTGTTAATATTATCATTTCATTTGGTGAGTTCTAGTTACTTTAACTATATTGAAAGCTAGAGCTGTCAAatcaaaaccaaacagaaattGCTAATATAATTTagaataatataacaataatgataattcttataatattacaatttatttatgcTTCTTACTAACAGATATATCATGCAAACCTCAACGTTATTATGGGACGTTTATCACACGAGccatataatataaataaattccgCCTGGAAAGATATCAGCTACACTATATGATAACAAAAAATGATGTTCACGTTCACGCAAATAAAAGGTAGTTCAGAAAAATATGATTACAATATTTCTTTAATTACGATCTATCTGTTCACCTGTTGTGTTGCAGCCTAAAAGCTACTTTTGGTACTCTTCGCGATACTGAGATTGGGTTTTCAGGATTGCTGCCATAGCCTTGTGAGTATCTCACTCTAaaactgacattaaaaaatgacatttgaattaGGAAATTTGAAGccgttttcagtgtttttagtCCATGCATTTAGTCTTGCATTAGCGCGAGATCATGTTTTGCGCGCCGTCGGGCCTAACGTTGAAGTCCCTGTAATATAGGCTACACAACTGCAGAAACGCAGGAAGAGCGACACCTATCTGTAACATGGCGTTATGAAAAGGCACCATTCAGTAGCCTCTTTGATACGTCTTCATCTCAAGAAGCAGGATACTACATGTTGGAATCTGCAGGCCGTGAatatctgcttttatttttgaatagaATTTTTAGTGGACGCTTATTGGAAATTGTCTTATAAAactaatatataaaaaacaggTTTAAGAGGTCGTCCAGTGTGATGTACTCCATAATATACCCTAGactataatatatttaaaaatgtgtatttcaaATAAGTACTCATAAACCATTAATTAGAAAAGTGTTATGTTTTGATAACTATTATCATATAATCAAGGATAGAAATACTCAATTATACCACCCTTCCTGTCTAGTTATTTAATCAATCACTGGATTATGATGAAATCTATCTAAATCACTTTATATCGACCTTAAAATGAAACTGgaatactaaaataaaataaataaatactggcCTTATTCGGTTCATCATTTCCTGGCTTGTTTTACCAAAGCTACACTTTGGATGAAATGCCCACACAATACTAATATAATCCCATTAGCTGATGTCtaataaacatgaaatggtGTAGTAGAATAAAACTTTAGCGTTAAGCAGTGACTCTCCCCAAAGCTtgattcatatataaaatgttacacGAGACTTTCTATAATCCTGGATGCAGAGctctttaaatgtttataatttttaaatgtctccTAGGTCACACATTTcgttaaatataaaaacacaacttTTATATGGCATAAAATAGGTACTCCGCATGTAACGCAGTGTTTGTAATaattttgttgcatttgttATGCAAAACTGGGCTACTTTTAAAAATAGTCACCAAGTAAAATCGAAgagaaatgtttacattacaacGAAAGGCAATGTTTACAGTGTATTCAAAAGAATGTTGGTTACAGTGTAAACCTCTAAATTGACAAAAAATCTGGAACCCGCTGCGAAAAATAAATGCTGGTACAAACTCCTGAAACCTGTTATAATAGTACTGGCATGAGTATTTTTGGAGAGTATATCTCAGCTTTATTTATGGTATGTATGGTATATTTCAGTCACCGAACGTCCCTGCATCCATCTACTTTTCTACCTGTGACGCGTTGTAGTAAGGCCTATACTGTTATATGTTGTGTCACAGTGCTCGACTGACCTGCAATAAAATAGACAAGAACATGACATTCAGGATAAAAGCTGCAAAACTGCACTGTAGTATTCTAAACGAAATACTgaattacacaaacaaacaagtaaacagtcctgatatctatctgtctgtctgtctgtctccataTGAAATAATCTGAATATTTAACGTATATGGACTGTGTATGAGAAACAAAAAGTTGCTGATGAAAATAATCCACTCTAAGTAAACGCTATTGTATGATTCAGACCAGCAGAGGATGATGCTCAGACCAGTAGAGGATGACTCCCAGACCAGTAGAGGATGATAATTTCAGGCGCTGCCCTTTGTCCTTAGGTCATTAAGTCATTAAATCACAGCATGGGTAAGCACCCTGTACCACTTCAATAGACCTGCAACCAAAACCACATTCCGCATGCACCACAGTGAACATTTAGGCTGTTACTAGAGACCACGGACCAATTTGCTATTAATGATTTGTTGTTGTGCTCAGTAAGACAGTGCACAGAAATTTGTAACATCTATATCAAATTTTTAATCAATTAATATCCATCAAATTAATATTAGCAATAGGGTATAACCAGAGTTTTTGGAACAGtggcatttacagtatttgcaCCTTGTTCTCTCAGTAGCTTCTTATTTTTTACAGGATTGTTATCTTTTATTTCAAATCTTCATGCAATGAAAATAAGCTATAGCCAAAGAGCTTGTCGCGTCAATATATGCATGTCTATGTTTTTATCAAAACTCTGCGAGGCACAGGAGGGCAGAGTTCAGACCCTGTCTCTGACCCATCATTTCAGCCGGTGCCAGGGGCCACCATGTTTCTGTCACCAAATTCTCTTTGACAAAACAGCCTATAAAGTGTGTGAGTCAAAGTGTGTCTATGAACACATTTGTGTCATTTGATCTTTCTTATGAAGTACAATATTTAGTAACTCTACATGCATTTACTTAGATTGCCAAGATACATTTGCTAAAATGAACTATAGCTGAACGTAGGTAACCTTAGAATGTAGGtgaagatagatagatagatagatagatagatagatagatagatagatagatagatagatagatagatagatagatagatagatagatagatagatagatagatagatagatagatagatagatagatagatagatagatagtatcTAATCTAAATGGACCCAAATGGAACAAGAATGTAACAACATTATAATGACAGGCAAACAAGTGGGTCTAGCATGTCCCATAACTCATAGTGTAATAAAGGCTAACAAGGCATATTGTATTAAATCATAATATAAGGCACTCTGTAATAAGGCATAATAAGGCATAGTGTAGGCTACTGAACGACAGCGCGACAAAATCGAATTTGTTAAAATTGTAGTAATTGttatcagaaaatattttttgcctATTAAGCTTATAAAACTTACCACAGACGGGCTTTCAGCGTTGAGCTGTTGCGACTTTGGCGGCTCCGTGAGAAAGGACTCGCCTTCACAAGTCACGGTTTTTTTAATTGGTGGCGGACTGGAGTTTATGGAAATGAGCGTTGACATCAGTCTTAAAAACTTACGCCGATAAAGGACGAGTGCAAGGGGCAAAACCCGTCTCTTTGCCAGTGCAGTTCCCTTAGTCAAGTTCAAGCGCGTGTTTCAACTCCTTCAGTCTGTGACGATTTGTCATGCAAGTCGCGTAAGCGTACGCGCGAGTTTGTCGGGGGGAACACTGGCCAATTGAACAGTCCAGCCTGTTGAATTTGTTTAAGAAATGCATGGAGAAGGTTAAATGCAGGTAATAAATCTGGTCGTTTTTAAATCTTTCCCCACAAAGCCTTTTCTCAAAGTCTGGAGCCTACAGCCGGAGGCCTCTGCAAGCGACATCATCAAACAAAGCATACTTATAATAAGCTGTCTATATCACGTTATTCATAATATGCCTATAGTTCTGCATTGTTGTATATATGCCTTAATCATTAAGCGCATTTAACTGAGTGCATTAGCGCGAAACCTTCACAAACATGTTAAGGTTTGCCTTTAAATTGTCTTGGATGTGTCGTGCTGTTTTTGCCCTGTGATCTATATCATATGTATGCAGTTTGGTAAACGTGAACAATATCATCTTTTCCAAATCCCATGAACAAATAATGCCATTATCGTAGCAGCCACTGGCTTTTAAATGCGAAGGATCACGTTTTTGAAGGAGTGGAAATGAGGAAATGGTGCGTGTCCACTGGCTGCACGCcttatatgcatatgcatatattcAAATAGCGCGTGACCAATATGCATAGACATTCATCAATGGAGTCTGACTTCCACCAGTCGCCTAGTCCTCTGAGCGTGCTATGAAAGGCGTGTGAGAAAAGCGAGGCCCGTGCGAGGTTCAAATACTTTCATTTGTGGACTGTATAATAACTTTTGTTCTCACTGTTCACGGGTGGCCATGAAAGTGGGTCTAAAAGTAGTTACCATTTAAATAactgcatatacagtatatatcgCTGCAACTGTACTGTCTGTACAAGGTGCAACGTAGATGAACTAAGCACGTGTACGTAAATAAGAAAAATGCGTATGAGATCCAGTAGCCTCAACTTTCACATTGTAGGCTATGTAGGCTAAGTATGTGCTTGATATGTTTCTCTTAAATTTCAAAGgttcagattttgttttgtttttagtacGAACGCTTAGCCCATACAGACGTCAAAGCAGCTTCCATCAACtttgttcctttttattttcaaCACGCCACCAAACGCTTATTATAAGTCTGAAAGTTGATCGGGGAATGACAGTACGTGAGAGAGTGGTGAAAGCAGACTGGCACATTAgtattgtaagatattcaggAGCAGGGATGGCCAAAATGTCAGACTCCAACAAAGACCAGAAAGGTGCAGGAACTGGTGTCCTGCAACGCCAAGTTAATATCCTCCACCCTCACCACAAATAATCACCTGTGCACCTAAGTCAGCTGACAGAAAGAGACCCCATAAACTATCTGAAGGTCAGGGAGAAAGAAACCATCAAAAGTGCCAGAGATGGTTGAGTATGGATATAGAACAGGATTTTGAAAAAAGTGTTCTTGTCATATAAATAAGGCAGAGGTACATGTGACAGAGATTGTCACCTCCTGAAGGAGAGAGTGTTGTGATGGAGACCGTCACACCATAAAGGAGGGGGTGTCGTGACGCAGACCATCACCAGGGGAAGGAAAAGGTGATGTGAAGGTGACCATCTCGGAGAGGTAAATGTGTGTCCTGGCTGATAGTGCAgtgagctggctctttggtctatTGGTCAGGCACAGCTTTGCCACTAGGAAGGGCTCTGGGTATTGTTATTGCCTTAGCTAAAGGTTACAACAATAATTATTGTACCTGATGCAAACCAAAAACTCAAATAACaccaaaaggataaaaaaaaaaggggtaAAAGCTTTGTAGGGACAGGGTTAGCTGGTCCTAAACTAGTTGAGATTACTGAGGACAGACACATGACTGTAGTTGTTGAATAAATAACACTGGGTAACACAATTTAACATGTTTTGTCCCACAAAGTAAATATTCCTAAAtgaggctgttattacacttcaAATAAATGTAGCTACTTCTATGATGTACAGGTGAAGGGCATTCACCTATATCTAACCTCAgggctatttatttatttagctagttATTTGCATGGCACACAAAACTGAACCACTAACagtataattacaaaataacaacaatccGCTAGGTTctgaaaaaatataaaatatctcaTTGTATACTACCTTGTATAGCCTACTACTTTCTCCATTTAAATACATTCTAAAACAGCAAATATTGAGTGAGAATAATGAagatataataattataattaactAATATACAGTAACAATAAGTTAAGCAATAAAGTAAATCATTAATTTTGTGACAAGCCCCTGAAAGCAATCATTTTTATGTGATAAGCCTTTGTGCAATAAAGCTCTAATTTGTGCTGCTTGATAAAGCTTTACTGAAAGagacaaatctttaaaaatcaGCTGTACTGAAAAGTTAAAAAATATAGCAATGTCTCCTTTCTGAAATCAAGACATATTctcaaaataaatgcagtcaCATGCTTAGATTCTCATGCCAGTGCAGCACAGCATTCTGGCAAACCTACAGGGAGCTTCTGTGCTGTGCATCAGTGGAGGACATCAGACCAGACATGAGCTTCCACATAAATACTGGGTACAAATAGGACATTGGAAAGGTGCTGTTTCCCTTTATGTAGCAAGACTGTTTCCCATTTGGGGCAGAATCAAGGACAGCACGTGTTGGTACATTTAGAAAGTGGTCTGTTCCTCTTTATGATACGTTTCATATTCAGAAAGTGTTTTAGAATCCTCTGCtacatgtcacacacatgcattcaacTCCTTTGCTGATGTGATTTGCAGTGTTGTACACTGTTCACATATTCGTTTGTATATGATTGTAGCCTGAAGAAATTATAAACTGTTATTTTTGGAGCTCATTTATCACATTTAGTTATTGAAGTAAAATTCCCATTCCCATAGATACAGTTACTCCAGTGCTACACAATCCCAGTATGGCTGGCTAATCAGACAATCTACATCAGTGCCTTTGTTGTTCTAACATTTCTGATTCAACTTATTGGTTCATTATAAAGTTGAATCAGATGtgttacaaaacagaaaacattaacTATGGAGTACTGTAGCCCTCGTGTATTTAAAAGACCTAATGCAATGCTGGGATATTAGacttatttaaacaaatgcagTTTGCTAGAGTTATCCCAGTGAAATATGAAGAGATTATTCTAAGAACAGTGATTATCTGTGACCTTGTTTATATAATATTGGATATAGCCCAATGACAGTCCTGCATGGAAAGACTGTCAGAAGGGGATTTAAATCTCTGCAATAACcctgtttgtatattttacaaATTCTCCAGATtgacatttacttttacagctGTGGCACACTCTCATATCCAGACTGCCTTACTTTGATTTCTGCTTCGAAATAACATTTTCTTACACCGAGTACACTCCATATAGGCTACAGTGGGAAGATTCTGTAAAGCAAAGTCTGTGGAAGAAAGAGGAGCCACAAAGGTTCAcagagagatgcacagagagagtatttgttttggaaatgcagtgttttatatCGTTTAGGTGTTTTTTAAGAGATAGGGTTGTTTGAAAACAGCAGGGGTTACATCAGTTTTTTCTAAAGGTCCATGTAGCAGAAATGGCCCACAACATTGGCACTGTCTTGGATGGGCAAAATGACATATAGTCAGACTACTTAGCTAATTAATTCAGATTTAATTTAGGAAAAGATGTCCACTCGCAGAATTGGCTACAGGCATCAttgtttcacttttattttctccccATTGTGCCCCGTGAGAATACTTAGAAAATATGATGCAAGAGGAACGAGATTGTATGATTTTTTCTTGCTTAGTTACGAAGTCACATTGTTGGTTAAACGTGTAGAAGGCGTTTGGGCGTATCGCTTAAGTGAACGCGTTGAAACTGAGAAGACGACGGTGCAGTGGTGTAAAGACTATGTGACAATTTTAAGAACTTTCACACAACTCAAACCTTAAAACGACCAGCCGTGAATCCATCGCTACCGTACTGTTTGCCTTTAGCCTGAGACACATACCCACTTCCTGAGACATTGCACCTTGTAGCCACAATTACTCGAGCTGTGCGGCCCTATTTTTGACCTCGGGCACGTCACTGTTTTTTTGTAAGCCAATCAAACCATTGGTGTGCGCCCTTGGACCAATCGGATCTCACAGCTCATGCGGTTCTCCGCCCTCCAGCCCGGGGAACGCGCAGGTCACAAGTGTCGTTCAAAATTCTCCTTCAGCTGTTCGAGCACCACGAGTGTAGGCGCGTATGTGGGGCCACGCTGACAGATTAAAACACACGACCTACAATGGTGAGTTCCTCTCCAGCGAAATGTTACTGATGCATTCTCTTTCTAGTTCGATAGTTTTTGGTTTTCATGCCGTTGGAGAAATTGTCTCGCTCTTAACATCGCTGATTATGCTATGCTAGCTAGTATGCTATGCTGCAAGTTAGCGAGGATAGCGAACGTTTTACCGAACGCACCTTTCTAGCTAATTGGGTGAATAACTTGGTCAACTAGTTATATTCCATGTTTCTATATTATAAATTGGCGATAAAACTATCGATAAAGCTAAAAGTTGGCGATAAAACTAgttgtctatctatctatctatctatctatctatctatctatctatctatctatctatctacattcCTAATAGTAGCCAACCAAATTCACTGCCGAATCGGCTTGAATATCTTTGTTGGCCGAAATCCTTATTCTTCATAACACAAACATAGCTAGCGAGCATAATCATTTGGCTATCGTTGCTAGCAATAGCCGAGCGCTTAGTTCTTCACTTTCCCCCACTTAGCTCTGCTAAAGTTACACCACCTGTCTCTACTTTTAAGTTTGACTGCACAGTCCTGTCTGCTTCCTCCACTTAAAACAGCTGATAACGAATAACGGCCACAGAGAGGTCGTTACAGATGTGACTTTTAGCTAACCAACTATTCAtagccaagaaaaaaacaaaacatgttagACGGTGccaatatacatgcacattagaAGTTCCTGAGTGTTAACAATCCGTATCATTCACACATTGCCACACATTCTCCAGTAAATCAAAAGCCTCTCTCGTGTAGGCGCTGATGGGAGTGCAGTTGGTAGTCAGCTTGCTGGCCGTCAGCATAATGCAGAAAATGGCTCCACATTACTCCTTTGCTCGCTGGCTGTTATGCAGTGGCAGGTGAGTGTCAGCTTTATGAACAAGCCTTATTCAAAGTGCTTTCATCAGTAACACTGttgaatttttttaatttttaaaaaaattctctttctttcaggcTCTTAAGGTTCAAACACCCTTCTGAGGGAGAGCTCTGTGCTCTGGCAGGCAAACAGATGCCCAGTAAGaccagcaggagagacaggtaTGAGCTGCTTTGTAGAGGCTCGTTCAGTGCGGCTGATGGCTAGACGTGGGCAACTGCCTTGCTGTCAGCCATGCCCTCTCTAACCTGAGCTTTTTCTAGGAGGCAGAATGGCCACGGGGAGCCCAAGCCACTTACCGTCCCAAAGGACATTGATCTACATTTGGAAAGCACCCCTGTGAATGTTTTGGATGCTTTGGGTAAGCATGCATTCAGCTTTGCAAGAACCGATCATCCGAGTTGTGGCTTCTTCTGCCTCCTGCCTGGATCTCTCTGCTTGTGTCGTTTGTATGCACAGTGTTGCGCTTCTTCGTGGAGTATCAGTGGTTGATTGACTTTGCCGTTTATGCGATTGGCATCTACGTCTTCACCGAGGGCTACTATTACATCGTGGATGCCAGTAAAGAGGTCAACATTAGTGCCATCTGGTGTGTCCTGACTGTATTCTTCTGCCTGTATCCTTAAATCTCCATTTCAATCATGTAATTGTCGTTATAAAGAAATCTGGGGATGTTCATGGAAGAATAATAAGCTATTCATTCAGGCAGCAACTCTtaactgaatacattttcatgcagactcattatttattacaaacaataaagTTTTAGCTTAATAAAAAGTCTCACCTTGACTTTTAACTCTGGTCTTTTGTCGTGAGACCACTACTTTTCCCCTGTGTCTTGTAATCCTTGACTTCAGTTCCCAGGAGGATGCTGTATACTCTGATGAGCCACTACTTTCGCTCTGATGAGAGTGGCGAGCGCTCCGTGTGCCTGGCGTTTGGCTTCCTCTCCCTGCTTCTTGCCATGCTGGTCCTGGTGGTGAGGGAGGACTATCTGGAGTTCGGCCTGGAGCCTGGTACGGCCTTGGGTTTGTTCCTTTACGATCGGGGCAGGTGTTACATTGCCATTAGCCTTAAAAGTCAATTACTAATATTTCAGGTTTCATCAGTGTCTTTGAAAACTTCGAAGCGTTTGCCAAGCAGCAGGGCTTTGAGTGGTCGTGAGTTGTCCCATCTAACTTCCTGAACCTTTTGTACCTCTCACATACATGGACACATAGAAATACCAATACAGTGTGTTTTTATCTTAAGTTGTTTTTGTAACTTCTTAGCGTTCCTTTCACCAAACTGGGGGTGAAACTGGCCTTGGCTGCCATGTGTGCCGTCCTTGGTGCTCTGCTTGCGTTCCCTGGCCTTCGCTTGGCACAGACACACTTAGACGCCGTGCAGATGAACGCCGATCGGCGACTCGTTCAGTACGACACTCTGCCTCCTGCTCTTATGCCAGGTAGTGTTGCCCAGGTAATGGTGGCCTGTAAATATGGTGATACTTTTCTCTTTCCCCGTCAGAATCCTCCTGCACATCAGTTTCCTGTCTCCACTGGTTGTTGTTGTATTGTGGGTCAGGCCTCTGGCCCGTGACTTCCTGGGAAATGCTCCTATGGGAAAGCAGTCAGTCACATTGTAAGTGTGTATTTGGGCTTTCATTATGTCCTATTGCTACCATCTTCCATAGCACATATGAAAATGGCTTCTCACGAGTGTGATGTTCACAGGCCACAGAAATGCACATCTGGTCTTCTGGGCTTCAgcttttttgttgctgtgtcTGAGGTTTAAATACATCCCCTGCCTCCACCACTACCAAGATGAGAGCCAGTAGAAATAACTGTACAACTCATTAATTCACTGTAAACATAGATGCTTCCTAGATCACATGCACCAACATCCTTGTCTAGATCACTGATGAAATGCAAAATGGGGTTCCTGGTCAGATCAAGCAGAACGTTGTACCCCAACAGTTACCATCCGATATGTTTCATATTGATGTATGGCCGTGACCAACTTTTTTCAAACCAATTATATTGTTAGTGATATTTCTAttgtcattttatgtttttatctttAAAACTTTTGAAGTTGTAGCCCTGACCCATAATCATGAGGCAACCCTCCCTGCGCTAGTGTTCACCACACTGATTAGATCCCACTCGCTGTGGTCCAAATTAAAGCCATCCAGGTAGTGACGCTGTTGGTCTACACTGACTCAGTGCTCCGCCCACCTCAGCGGTACAGCTCACACTGACTCAGTGCTCCGCCCACCTCAGCGGTACAGCTCACACTGACTCAGTGCTCCGCCCACCTCAGCGGTACAGCTCACACTGATTCCGTGCTCCGCCCACCTCAGCGGTACAGCTCACACTGACTCAGTGCTCCGCCCACCTCTGCGGTACAGCTCACACTGATTCCGTGCTCCGCCCACCTCAGCGGTACAGCTCACACTGACTCCGTGCTCCGCCCACCTCAGCGGTACAGCTCACACTGACTCCGTGCTCCGCCCACCTCAGCGGTACAGCTCACACTGACTCCGTGCTCCGCCCACCTCAGCGGTACAGCTCACACTGACTCCGTGCTCCGCCCACCTCAGCGGTACAGCTCACACTGACTCCGTGCTCCGCCCACCTCAGCGGTACAGCTCACACTGACTCCGTGCTCCGCCCACCTCAGTGGTACAGCCTACACTGACTCAGTGCTCCGCCCACCTCAGCGGTACAGCCTACACTGACTCTGCTCCGCCCACCTCAGCGGTGCAGCCTACACTGACTCAGTGCTCCGCCCACCTCAGCGGTACAGCCTACACTGACTCAGTGCTCCGCCCACCTCAGCGGTACAGCCTACACTGACTCAGTGCTCCGCCCACCTCAGCGGTACAGCCTACACTGACTCAGTGCTCCGCCCACCTCAGCGGTACAGCCTACACTGATTCCGTGCTCCGCCCACCTCAGCGGTACAGCTCACACTGACTCCGTGCTCCGCCCACCTCAGCGGTACAGCTCACACTGACTCCGTGCTCCGCCCACCTCAGCGGTACAGCCTACACTGACTCAGTGCTCCGCCCACCTCAGCGGTACAGCCTACACTGACTCAGTGCTCCGCCCACCTCAGCGGTACAGCCTACACTGACTCAGTGCTCCGCCCACCTCAGCGGTACAGCCTACACTGACTCAGTGCTCCGCCCACCTCAGCGGTACAGCCTACACTGACTCAGTGCTCTGCCCACCTTAGCGGTACACTGCAGTcccccctgtgtgtgttttattcaggCTCTCCAGTTCTGCATTTGAGTCCATGCGGCTGTGGGTGATTGTGGGGTTGTGTGCGTTGAGGCTGCTgctcacccaccaccacctgcaGGCCTATCTCAACCTCGCTTCCAAGTGGGTGGAGCAGATGAAGAAAGAGGCGGGGCGTATTGCTGCTATCGACATCCAACGAAAGGCAAGACGTTTATGTACTTGGTCAGGAAATGTGGGTACACTGATACTAACTAAATCATCACTCTGAAACAAGTGTTAAATCAGAATTATTTGTCGTCCTGTCTGTGTAACGGACAGTTTCACAAAGATAAAATGCACCTCCAGACCTGTATGATTCAGACCGTGCCTTTTGCTTTTCAGTTGTCCTACATGTCTGTGATTCAGCTGTCAGGCTTATTTTATGAATACATATGACTTTGTATTACCTGGAATTCATAAaagtttttcactttttcctcATTTACCAGGTTTTTAGTTTGCAAAGGTTAATATTTTAAGCATTGAAATATTTGCCAATGTGATTGCACTTCatagtatttttctttgtaagaACTTCTGGAAATTTAGAAAGGCACAGTTTTGGTACGAGCCCTCAGTTTGGTCTGTTATTTTCTAACTTCCTCTGTTTCTGCA from the Electrophorus electricus isolate fEleEle1 chromosome 26, fEleEle1.pri, whole genome shotgun sequence genome contains:
- the tmem161a gene encoding transmembrane protein 161A isoform X3: MPSKTSRRDRRQNGHGEPKPLTVPKDIDLHLESTPVNVLDALVLRFFVEYQWLIDFAVYAIGIYVFTEGYYYIVDASKEVNISAIWCVLTVFFCLRMLYTLMSHYFRSDESGERSVCLAFGFLSLLLAMLVLVVREDYLEFGLEPGFISVFENFEAFAKQQGFEWSVPFTKLGVKLALAAMCAVLGALLAFPGLRLAQTHLDAVQMNADRRLVQILLHISFLSPLVVVVLWVRPLARDFLGNAPMGKQSVTLLSSSAFESMRLWVIVGLCALRLLLTHHHLQAYLNLASKWVEQMKKEAGRIAAIDIQRKVTRVYCYLTVVTLQYLIPVFLVLFSTLALKALGDYSWGLGAETPRFTPAPVLPTAPPPPPALVDKDDLEDMEEDVQATVAHLSEAFTALRAVLTPLFFRGLFAFLTWMGTKNQHIPLPVWTPNLLRSPSDMHLQSPS
- the tmem161a gene encoding transmembrane protein 161A isoform X1, producing the protein MALMGVQLVVSLLAVSIMQKMAPHYSFARWLLCSGRLLRFKHPSEGELCALAGKQMPSKTSRRDRRQNGHGEPKPLTVPKDIDLHLESTPVNVLDALVLRFFVEYQWLIDFAVYAIGIYVFTEGYYYIVDASKEVNISAIWCVLTVFFCLRMLYTLMSHYFRSDESGERSVCLAFGFLSLLLAMLVLVVREDYLEFGLEPGFISVFENFEAFAKQQGFEWSVPFTKLGVKLALAAMCAVLGALLAFPGLRLAQTHLDAVQMNADRRLVQILLHISFLSPLVVVVLWVRPLARDFLGNAPMGKQSVTLLSSSAFESMRLWVIVGLCALRLLLTHHHLQAYLNLASKWVEQMKKEAGRIAAIDIQRKVTRVYCYLTVVTLQYLIPVFLVLFSTLALKALGDYSWGLGAETPRFTPAPVLPTAPPPPPALVDKDDLEDMEEDVQATVAHLSEAFTALRAVLTPLFFRGLFAFLTWMGTKNQHIPLPVWTPNLLRSPSDMHLQSPS
- the tmem161a gene encoding transmembrane protein 161A isoform X2, giving the protein MALMGVQLVVSLLAVSIMQKMAPHYSFARWLLCSGRLLRFKHPSEGELCALAGKQMPSKTSRRDRRQNGHGEPKPLTVPKDIDLHLESTPVNVLDALVLRFFVEYQWLIDFAVYAIGIYVFTEGYYYIVDASKEVNISAIWCVLTVFFCLRMLYTLMSHYFRSDESGERSVCLAFGFLSLLLAMLVLVVREDYLEFGLEPGFISVFENFEAFAKQQGFEWSVPFTKLGVKLALAAMCAVLGALLAFPGLRLAQTHLDAVQMNADRRLVQILLHISFLSPLVVVVLWVRPLARDFLGNAPMGKQSVTLLSSSAFESMRLWVIVGLCALRLLLTHHHLQAYLNLASKWVEQMKKEAGRIAAIDIQRKVTRVYCYLTVVTLQYLIPVFLVLFSTLALKALGDYSWGLGAETPRFTPAPVLPTAPPPPPALVDKDDLEDMEEDVQATVAHLSEAFTALRAVLTPLFFRGLFAFLTWWVAACQLLSSMFGIYFHQYLMHS